From the Halalkalicoccus sp. CGA53 genome, one window contains:
- a CDS encoding BsuPI-related putative proteinase inhibitor — protein MALSSSLDATADGDGVRFVYTVTNDGEEPVKLSFRSGQSFDVLVDEGGDERWRYSDGRMFTQVLRSETLEPGETKRYETTWEDPPAGDYQARAVLDRPDRSCEARTTVSVD, from the coding sequence ATGGCGCTCTCGAGTTCGCTCGACGCGACGGCCGACGGGGACGGGGTCCGGTTCGTCTACACGGTCACCAACGACGGCGAGGAACCCGTGAAGCTCTCCTTTCGGAGCGGGCAGTCGTTCGACGTCCTGGTCGATGAGGGGGGAGACGAGCGCTGGCGGTACAGCGACGGGCGGATGTTCACACAGGTCCTCCGCTCGGAGACGCTCGAACCCGGCGAGACGAAACGCTACGAGACCACCTGGGAGGACCCGCCGGCCGGCGACTACCAGGCGCGGGCGGTCCTCGACCGTCCCGACCGTTCGTGCGAGGCGCGGACGACGGTGTCGGTCGATTGA
- a CDS encoding DUF2797 domain-containing protein encodes MQIVGYQTGADGGEPALLVADGGSVGREPLATGRELSYTLGERRCAGTVVDGEHRACSAAGGPYCEDHTSTWVCARCTGTCLKPVMDCHEEHAVYLAAFAPDTFKVGVTKSWRLEVRFREQGADRGAHVHTVSDGRIAREIEAEIAAEIPDRVGVPRKIRGLDRRVDEEAWRELLSGFDVIRTATFEYGLSIDERPIPETLVSGTVRGTKGRVLVVDRGGTTYAVDMRDLVGHELLAGATERDLQSSLGVFG; translated from the coding sequence GTGCAGATCGTCGGCTACCAGACGGGCGCTGACGGCGGCGAGCCGGCGCTCCTCGTCGCCGACGGCGGCTCGGTCGGCCGCGAGCCGCTCGCCACGGGGAGAGAGCTCTCGTACACCCTCGGCGAGCGCCGCTGTGCGGGCACGGTCGTCGACGGCGAGCACCGAGCCTGTTCCGCAGCGGGCGGCCCGTACTGTGAGGACCACACCAGTACCTGGGTCTGTGCCCGGTGTACCGGGACGTGTCTGAAACCGGTGATGGACTGTCACGAGGAGCACGCGGTCTACCTCGCGGCGTTCGCCCCCGACACGTTCAAGGTCGGGGTCACGAAGAGTTGGCGGCTCGAGGTGCGGTTCCGGGAGCAGGGCGCGGACCGGGGGGCGCACGTCCACACCGTCTCGGACGGACGGATCGCCCGGGAGATCGAGGCCGAGATCGCGGCGGAGATCCCCGATCGGGTCGGCGTCCCCCGGAAGATCCGCGGCCTCGACCGGCGGGTCGACGAGGAGGCCTGGCGCGAGCTGCTCTCGGGGTTCGACGTGATCCGGACGGCCACCTTCGAGTACGGACTCTCGATCGACGAGCGACCGATCCCGGAGACGCTCGTCTCCGGGACCGTCCGGGGGACGAAGGGGCGGGTGCTCGTCGTCGATCGGGGCGGGACGACCTACGCGGTGGACATGCGTGACCTGGTCGGTCACGAACTCCTCGCGGGGGCGACCGAACGCGACCTCCAGTCGAGCCTCGGCGTGTTCGGGTAG
- a CDS encoding ribonuclease P protein component 4: MSIAAERIERLHHLAAGAAREGEDDRAREYVRLAKRIAERNRLRFPRRFERSVCDRCGLYLRPGRTARTRLRDGHLTVTCQCGGQKRYPYRGRV; this comes from the coding sequence ATGTCGATCGCGGCCGAGCGTATCGAGCGGCTCCACCACCTCGCGGCCGGGGCAGCGAGGGAGGGCGAGGACGACCGCGCCCGCGAGTACGTTCGTCTCGCAAAGCGCATCGCCGAACGGAACCGGCTCCGGTTTCCCCGCCGGTTCGAACGGTCGGTCTGTGACCGCTGTGGGCTCTACCTCAGGCCGGGACGAACGGCGAGGACCAGACTCCGCGACGGCCACCTCACCGTCACGTGTCAGTGTGGCGGTCAGAAGCGCTATCCCTACCGCGGGAGGGTATAA
- a CDS encoding YhbY family RNA-binding protein, translating into MSDPDLQREIHDLDVTVRVGKGGIASVADELRDQLDGRDLVKVKFLRSARGESETEELAADLGERADAELLQTRGHTAVYRR; encoded by the coding sequence ATGAGTGACCCGGATCTGCAGCGGGAGATACACGACCTGGACGTGACCGTTCGGGTAGGGAAGGGAGGGATCGCGTCCGTCGCCGACGAACTACGCGACCAGCTCGACGGACGCGACCTCGTGAAGGTGAAGTTCCTCCGGTCGGCCAGGGGCGAGAGCGAGACCGAGGAGCTGGCTGCCGACCTCGGCGAGCGAGCCGACGCGGAGCTACTCCAGACCCGGGGGCACACGGCGGTGTACCGTCGATGA
- a CDS encoding mechanosensitive ion channel family protein, whose translation MSAVAPVVLEGPLTDAGIEEGLAAAISSAVVFVVAFVALALVAHAVVMPLIDRLLSSRDLDEHARRPIAKIAWGLVLFGVIAIAFGIAGYGNFLVALATIGAAATIALGFAMQSVLSNFVSGVFIFTEKPFRIGDWIEWDEHSGIVEDISLRVTRVRTFDNELLTVPNSQLADGVVKNPVANDSLRLKFDFGIGYDDDIDEATEIIVEEAREHPEIMNDPAPSVRLTELGDSDIGLQSRIWVADPSRADFVRIRGEYVQSVKERFDAVGIDIPYPYRNLDGKVLVRNVAEEAIGSIGEGTE comes from the coding sequence ATGAGCGCGGTCGCTCCCGTGGTTCTGGAGGGGCCACTCACCGACGCGGGCATCGAGGAGGGGCTGGCTGCCGCCATCTCGAGCGCGGTCGTCTTCGTCGTGGCGTTCGTCGCGCTCGCGCTCGTCGCGCACGCGGTCGTGATGCCGCTGATCGACAGGTTGCTCTCCTCGCGCGACCTCGACGAGCACGCGAGGCGGCCGATCGCGAAGATCGCCTGGGGGCTCGTGCTCTTCGGCGTGATCGCGATAGCATTCGGGATCGCGGGCTACGGCAACTTCCTCGTCGCGCTCGCGACGATCGGCGCGGCCGCGACGATCGCGCTCGGCTTCGCGATGCAGTCGGTGCTCTCGAACTTCGTCTCCGGGGTGTTCATCTTCACCGAGAAGCCGTTCCGGATCGGCGACTGGATCGAGTGGGACGAGCACTCGGGGATCGTCGAGGACATCAGCCTCCGGGTCACCCGCGTGCGCACGTTCGACAACGAACTGCTCACGGTACCGAACTCCCAGCTCGCCGACGGCGTCGTGAAGAACCCGGTCGCGAACGACTCCCTCCGGCTGAAGTTCGACTTCGGCATCGGCTACGACGACGACATCGACGAGGCGACCGAGATCATCGTCGAGGAGGCACGCGAGCACCCCGAGATCATGAACGATCCCGCACCCTCGGTCCGGCTCACCGAACTCGGCGACTCCGATATCGGCCTCCAGTCGCGCATCTGGGTCGCGGATCCGAGCAGGGCGGACTTCGTCCGGATACGCGGGGAGTACGTCCAGTCGGTGAAAGAGCGCTTCGACGCTGTCGGGATCGACATCCCGTACCCCTACCGAAACTTGGACGGGAAAGTGCTCGTCAGGAACGTCGCCGAGGAGGCGATCGGCAGCATCGGGGAGGGCACGGAGTGA
- a CDS encoding DUF2267 domain-containing protein, with protein sequence MPTHYDEVIERVRGQANLGSDGETEHVTIAVLSTLGERLSEGQVRDLADELPEDLAGMLTDTGVSEARSFSAEEFVDRVRERESEVDAIEDDDARRHVQAVFLAVSESVSDEAWSDLDDQLPAEYGELYTVPGQRE encoded by the coding sequence GTGCCTACCCACTACGACGAGGTCATCGAGCGAGTGCGTGGACAGGCGAACCTCGGATCGGACGGCGAGACCGAACACGTGACGATCGCCGTCCTCTCGACGCTCGGAGAGCGCCTCTCGGAGGGACAGGTGCGGGACCTGGCGGACGAACTGCCCGAGGACCTCGCGGGGATGCTCACCGACACGGGGGTGAGCGAGGCGCGCTCCTTCTCGGCCGAGGAGTTCGTCGACCGGGTCCGAGAGCGCGAGTCTGAGGTCGACGCGATCGAGGACGACGACGCCCGCCGGCACGTCCAGGCGGTGTTCCTCGCGGTCTCCGAGAGCGTCAGCGACGAGGCGTGGTCGGACCTCGACGATCAGCTCCCCGCCGAGTACGGCGAGCTCTACACGGTGCCGGGACAGCGGGAATGA
- a CDS encoding ferredoxin--NADP reductase, translating into MGYEPGQHTTIRFEREGEEVVRPYTATSLPGTGRFTLAIRRYDDGTASVYMHEREVGDEVEIGELGGNLTLDDPTANVACVATGTGITPMAALIKQHVDVGEGETRLFFGERTEEDVIYRETFDQLAAQNASFEAVYSLSEPGEGWTGPIGPVQEHLPEELEELADWQFYVCGVPEMVVETKELLSEEGVPEEQVLRTGGRTGRPGHCKVLRWPVEIAGRGVSRPRSATRRIDRIAVAIRSAGAVPNEPSARD; encoded by the coding sequence ATCGGCTACGAGCCGGGCCAGCACACGACGATCCGGTTCGAGCGAGAGGGCGAGGAGGTCGTCCGGCCGTACACCGCAACGTCGCTCCCGGGAACCGGTCGGTTCACGCTCGCGATCCGACGCTACGACGACGGCACCGCCTCGGTCTACATGCACGAGCGCGAGGTCGGTGACGAGGTCGAGATCGGCGAGCTCGGCGGGAACCTCACCCTCGACGATCCGACCGCGAACGTCGCCTGCGTCGCGACCGGAACCGGCATCACGCCGATGGCGGCGCTGATCAAACAGCACGTAGACGTCGGTGAGGGCGAGACACGGCTCTTCTTCGGCGAACGCACCGAGGAGGACGTCATCTACAGGGAGACGTTCGACCAGCTCGCAGCCCAGAACGCGAGCTTCGAGGCGGTCTACTCGCTCTCGGAGCCGGGAGAGGGGTGGACGGGTCCGATCGGACCCGTCCAGGAACACCTCCCGGAGGAGCTGGAGGAGCTCGCCGACTGGCAGTTCTACGTCTGTGGTGTCCCCGAGATGGTCGTCGAGACGAAGGAGCTGCTCTCGGAGGAGGGCGTCCCCGAGGAGCAGGTCTTACGTACCGGCGGCCGCACAGGGCGTCCCGGCCACTGCAAGGTCCTCCGGTGGCCCGTGGAAATCGCCGGTCGTGGGGTCTCCCGTCCCCGTTCGGCGACTCGACGGATCGATCGCATCGCGGTAGCCATCCGGTCAGCTGGTGCGGTTCCGAACGAGCCGTCCGCTCGAGACTGA
- a CDS encoding DUF7548 family protein, which translates to MELTRRAPQFGIVCCLALVAALLAPYLRLPADAQLELELYYASGVFGAGILGVFALVALVVLGAGLAGRTEPDTAAGAALVIGLVATGIALQWAFSVPSENAIVASETWTYHRFVVVGTSAGLAVASGLYARAIGVV; encoded by the coding sequence ATGGAGCTGACCCGACGCGCCCCCCAGTTCGGGATCGTCTGCTGTCTCGCGCTCGTCGCCGCCCTGCTCGCGCCGTACCTCCGGCTGCCCGCCGACGCCCAGCTCGAACTCGAACTCTACTACGCGAGCGGCGTCTTCGGTGCGGGCATCCTCGGGGTCTTCGCGCTCGTCGCGCTCGTCGTCCTCGGCGCCGGCCTCGCCGGCCGGACCGAGCCGGACACGGCCGCTGGCGCCGCGCTCGTCATCGGGCTCGTCGCGACCGGTATCGCCCTCCAGTGGGCGTTCTCCGTCCCGTCGGAGAACGCGATCGTCGCCTCCGAGACCTGGACGTATCACCGCTTCGTCGTCGTCGGTACCTCGGCCGGACTCGCCGTCGCCTCGGGGCTCTACGCGCGGGCGATCGGCGTGGTCTGA
- a CDS encoding DUF5798 family protein, which produces MGLGSTTKKIQMLAERAEQLYARLNEVQEEMVHLRENLDETHDSVTTLKHHSRENRALLEAIADEQGVDVDAVLTEAAIEDVDAAEERDDGTEADDGEAGVADTPQTDGGDV; this is translated from the coding sequence ATGGGACTCGGCAGCACCACCAAGAAGATCCAGATGCTCGCCGAACGAGCAGAACAGCTCTACGCGCGTCTGAACGAGGTCCAGGAGGAGATGGTCCACCTCAGAGAGAACCTGGACGAAACCCACGACTCCGTGACGACGCTGAAACACCACAGCCGCGAGAACCGCGCGCTGCTCGAGGCGATCGCCGACGAACAGGGCGTCGACGTGGACGCGGTGCTCACCGAGGCCGCGATCGAGGACGTCGACGCCGCCGAGGAGCGCGACGACGGGACGGAGGCGGACGACGGGGAGGCGGGCGTCGCGGACACCCCCCAGACCGACGGCGGCGACGTTTAA
- a CDS encoding PLP-dependent cysteine synthase family protein, with translation MTDHRELFSSVLATIGRTPIVTLHAAPEEVPVYAKLESFNPGASVKDRIGRYMLERMLETGELSPGGTVIEPTAGNTGIGLAIAAGQLDLTAVFVVPERFSVEKQQLMRALGAEVINTPTEDGMGGAIDRAYALSDELDNAVVPQQFANPLNTEAHYETTAPEIYEAIPEIGAVVMGCGTAGTLMGVAKYAREQHPGTYVGAVEPEGSLYSTTKGRSVEEGEYKIEGIGTHDPATNELFEPDLVDDVIQVSDERAHEEAHRLAREEGHLVATSASAASVAALSVARGIRDGEIDAPYPSVVTLFPDSSERYLSKGIYRSFEEWTD, from the coding sequence ATGACCGACCACCGCGAGCTGTTCTCGTCCGTCCTCGCGACGATCGGACGGACCCCGATCGTCACCCTCCACGCCGCCCCCGAGGAGGTCCCCGTCTACGCGAAACTCGAGTCGTTCAACCCCGGTGCGAGCGTGAAAGACCGCATCGGGAGGTACATGCTCGAACGGATGCTCGAGACCGGAGAGCTCTCTCCCGGCGGGACGGTGATCGAGCCGACGGCGGGGAACACGGGTATCGGACTGGCCATCGCCGCCGGCCAGCTCGACCTGACCGCGGTCTTCGTCGTTCCCGAGCGTTTCAGCGTAGAGAAACAGCAGCTCATGCGCGCACTCGGCGCGGAGGTGATCAACACCCCCACCGAGGACGGGATGGGCGGGGCGATCGACCGCGCGTACGCGCTCAGCGACGAGCTGGATAACGCCGTCGTCCCCCAGCAGTTCGCGAACCCGCTCAACACCGAGGCGCACTACGAGACGACGGCTCCGGAGATCTACGAGGCGATCCCCGAGATCGGCGCGGTCGTGATGGGCTGTGGCACCGCGGGAACGCTGATGGGCGTCGCGAAGTACGCTCGCGAGCAGCACCCCGGGACCTACGTCGGCGCGGTCGAACCGGAGGGCTCGCTCTACTCCACGACGAAGGGTCGCTCGGTCGAGGAGGGCGAGTACAAGATCGAGGGGATCGGCACGCACGACCCGGCGACGAACGAGCTGTTCGAGCCGGACCTCGTCGACGACGTGATCCAGGTGTCGGACGAGCGAGCCCACGAGGAGGCACACCGCCTCGCACGCGAGGAGGGCCACCTCGTCGCGACGAGCGCGAGCGCCGCGAGCGTCGCCGCGCTCTCGGTCGCCAGGGGAATCCGCGACGGCGAGATCGACGCCCCCTACCCGAGCGTGGTCACCCTCTTTCCGGACTCTTCCGAACGGTACCTCTCGAAGGGGATCTACCGGTCGTTCGAGGAGTGGACCGATTGA
- a CDS encoding C45 family peptidase: MDDTGVDTPVDTDLIAGADSFAEQARRRAETEREAVEWAIDELERAIDERDVDLEPMLEYARRSRESLPDRHLRAYETMAEAFDVDPDVYDVYVFVYAELCEELADGDGRSEKNPKGCTNVLAAPSRVESDGGFDTGSTGTEPSSSGPLVLKNRDIAGRGTRPKSVIEQPPIDDYYGFLTIDTCGTITTFKGVNDRGLVAANTYIDSTREDVDPEEQLRNGTVIRTLLETCATVDEARDHLESYPTRRLSGQTLFLADGTDSALLEVDPVAERIAVDDGPVVTRTNHFVDSASTRTESSTDRRERALGLLEGVDRLDREDLWAVARDHANGPGDDSICRHPEPETDEPHAFGQLTTASTAIFEGGSPVIEIGVGSPCETERTRCAFGEEIPTDLRTGQWWLDRLH; the protein is encoded by the coding sequence ATGGACGACACGGGCGTCGATACTCCTGTCGACACCGATCTCATCGCCGGAGCCGATAGTTTCGCGGAGCAGGCACGACGCCGGGCCGAGACCGAACGCGAGGCCGTCGAGTGGGCCATCGACGAACTCGAGCGAGCGATCGACGAGCGGGACGTCGATCTCGAACCGATGCTCGAGTACGCCCGTCGAAGTCGGGAGAGTCTCCCCGACCGCCACCTCCGGGCGTACGAGACGATGGCCGAGGCGTTCGACGTCGACCCGGACGTCTACGACGTCTACGTCTTCGTCTACGCGGAGCTCTGCGAGGAGCTCGCCGACGGGGACGGGCGGTCCGAGAAGAACCCGAAGGGGTGTACGAACGTCCTCGCTGCCCCCTCGAGGGTCGAGTCCGACGGTGGATTCGACACTGGTTCGACCGGTACCGAACCCAGTAGCTCCGGGCCGCTCGTACTCAAGAACCGAGATATCGCGGGTCGAGGGACCCGCCCGAAATCGGTCATCGAGCAGCCACCGATCGACGACTACTACGGCTTTCTGACGATCGACACGTGTGGAACGATCACGACGTTCAAGGGCGTCAACGACCGGGGGCTGGTCGCGGCCAACACCTACATAGACAGCACGAGAGAGGACGTCGACCCGGAAGAGCAACTGCGTAACGGCACCGTCATTCGGACGCTCCTGGAGACGTGTGCCACCGTCGACGAGGCTCGAGACCACTTGGAGTCCTATCCCACGCGTCGGTTGAGCGGCCAGACGCTGTTTCTGGCCGACGGGACCGATAGCGCCTTGCTCGAGGTCGATCCCGTGGCCGAACGGATCGCCGTCGACGACGGCCCCGTCGTGACCAGGACGAACCACTTCGTCGACTCGGCGTCGACGCGGACCGAGAGCTCGACGGATCGACGCGAACGCGCGCTCGGGCTGCTCGAGGGAGTAGACCGACTCGACCGCGAGGACCTGTGGGCGGTCGCTCGGGATCACGCGAACGGTCCCGGCGACGATTCGATCTGTCGCCATCCGGAACCCGAGACGGACGAACCGCACGCGTTCGGGCAGCTAACGACGGCGAGTACGGCGATCTTCGAGGGTGGCTCGCCGGTGATCGAGATCGGGGTGGGCAGTCCGTGCGAGACCGAGCGAACACGCTGTGCGTTCGGCGAGGAGATCCCGACCGATCTCCGGACAGGCCAGTGGTGGCTCGACCGGCTTCACTGA
- a CDS encoding Lrp/AsnC family transcriptional regulator has translation MGRDLDGVDRSILYLLQKDARNTTAQEIADQVGVSPSTVRNRIDSLEADGVIRGYHPEIDYEAANLPLQVSFVVTVPPTKLTDYSEQIRGIQGVIDVQEMLTGRRNIHVDVVGTNTGDITRVTDSIHEMGAEIESSEVMRRRHVQPFNHFFLQGTDDMSTRADDSQDE, from the coding sequence ATGGGACGCGATCTCGATGGCGTAGATCGAAGCATCCTCTATCTGCTTCAGAAGGACGCCCGAAACACGACCGCCCAAGAGATCGCCGATCAGGTCGGCGTCTCGCCCAGTACCGTCCGCAACCGTATCGACTCCCTCGAAGCCGACGGGGTCATCCGCGGCTACCATCCGGAAATCGACTACGAAGCAGCCAACCTTCCCTTGCAGGTGAGCTTCGTCGTAACCGTGCCGCCCACCAAGCTGACCGACTACTCCGAGCAGATTCGGGGGATTCAAGGTGTGATCGACGTACAGGAGATGCTCACCGGCCGTCGGAACATCCACGTCGACGTGGTCGGGACGAACACGGGCGATATTACGAGGGTTACCGATTCTATCCACGAGATGGGCGCTGAAATCGAGAGCTCGGAGGTGATGCGCCGGCGGCACGTCCAGCCGTTCAACCACTTCTTCCTGCAAGGAACGGATGATATGAGCACACGCGCGGACGATTCCCAGGACGAGTGA
- a CDS encoding DUF7344 domain-containing protein: protein MNDKAFDALRNEDRRELLLALLEHNPQSITKPSPAGERRTPVDADQQFQITMYHHHLPKLEAYGFVRWDRDAHETVKGPQFEEIRPLLECIHGHEEIRTDGNNR from the coding sequence ATGAACGACAAGGCCTTCGATGCGCTACGGAACGAAGATCGCCGAGAGCTGCTGCTCGCGCTCCTCGAGCACAATCCCCAGAGCATCACTAAACCGAGCCCTGCGGGTGAGAGGAGAACGCCTGTGGATGCCGACCAGCAGTTCCAGATCACGATGTACCATCACCACCTCCCCAAACTCGAAGCGTACGGCTTCGTCAGGTGGGATAGGGACGCTCACGAGACCGTCAAGGGGCCACAGTTCGAGGAGATTCGTCCCCTGCTCGAGTGTATCCACGGCCACGAGGAGATCAGAACCGATGGCAACAATCGCTGA
- a CDS encoding bacterio-opsin activator domain-containing protein, with the protein MATIAEFEISLEDFAMSQTLTERDGIELDIERVVAHEEGSVMPYVWVECDDFDAFDRALETDPSVDAFERISETEEWLLYRMNWTENIHFLMTLLVEYEGAVLSANATSDRWCVRVLFPTRKSVSNTYEYANDEGMSLTVAAIYEMSDKRSGRFGLTEEQTEALTLATERGFYRVPRKTTLMGLSEVMEISHQSLSERLRRGQHTLNSNTLLGRSEQDDSAELLTRVR; encoded by the coding sequence ATGGCAACAATCGCTGAGTTCGAGATCTCTCTCGAGGATTTCGCGATGAGCCAGACGCTCACGGAGCGAGACGGAATCGAACTCGATATCGAGCGTGTCGTCGCTCACGAGGAGGGGTCGGTGATGCCGTACGTCTGGGTCGAATGTGACGATTTCGACGCGTTCGATCGGGCACTCGAGACGGATCCGAGTGTCGACGCGTTCGAGCGGATAAGCGAGACGGAGGAGTGGCTTCTCTATCGGATGAACTGGACCGAGAACATTCACTTCTTGATGACATTGCTAGTCGAATACGAGGGGGCGGTCCTCTCGGCGAATGCGACGTCCGATAGATGGTGCGTACGGGTACTCTTTCCAACCCGAAAGTCCGTCTCGAACACGTACGAGTATGCGAACGACGAGGGTATGTCACTCACGGTAGCCGCGATCTACGAGATGAGCGACAAGCGATCGGGCCGGTTCGGTCTGACCGAGGAGCAAACGGAGGCACTCACGCTCGCGACCGAACGCGGCTTCTACCGAGTCCCGCGGAAAACCACCCTCATGGGTCTATCCGAGGTGATGGAGATCTCGCATCAGTCGCTCTCGGAGCGACTTCGACGGGGACAGCACACGCTCAATTCGAACACGCTTCTCGGGAGATCCGAACAGGACGATTCCGCAGAACTACTGACGCGAGTGAGATAG
- a CDS encoding CoA-binding protein, whose protein sequence is MPVESDAELRELLGLRTVAVVGCSATPGKDAHEIPKYLEERGYDVIPVNPNAEEVFGKRAYDSLSAVEEGIDLVNVFRPSEEVSGIVDEALERTNLTAIWLQLGITDPDATARAERAGLHVVADRCMKVEHQRLVAP, encoded by the coding sequence ATGCCCGTCGAGAGTGACGCCGAACTCCGCGAACTCCTCGGTCTCCGAACGGTCGCCGTCGTCGGCTGCTCCGCGACCCCGGGGAAGGACGCCCACGAGATACCGAAGTACCTCGAAGAACGCGGCTACGACGTGATCCCCGTCAACCCGAACGCAGAGGAGGTCTTCGGCAAACGTGCGTACGACTCCCTCTCGGCGGTCGAGGAGGGGATCGACCTGGTGAACGTCTTTCGCCCCAGCGAGGAGGTCTCGGGGATCGTCGACGAGGCCCTCGAGAGAACGAACCTGACGGCGATCTGGCTCCAGCTCGGCATCACGGACCCGGACGCGACCGCCCGCGCCGAACGTGCCGGCCTCCACGTCGTCGCCGACCGGTGTATGAAGGTCGAACACCAGCGTCTCGTCGCCCCGTAA
- a CDS encoding RAD55 family ATPase: MYELDDVLAAPRVRPGTNLLVTGSPMAGKRMVGLDVLAAGTDRGEGAIVVTTTDGAAHVLSQYVERADLTPETPIGVVDCVSRHQGIDPVTDDRVSYAASPVDMTTIGVELSSYLESFSRERGLRRNRVLVHSLSTLLMYAELGTVFRFVHVLTGRLQSAGALGLCVIDSTTHDDRTMNTLKQLFDGVVAVEESGEPRLLGPAFSDLPRNR; the protein is encoded by the coding sequence ATGTACGAACTCGACGACGTGCTGGCAGCCCCGCGAGTACGGCCGGGGACGAACCTCCTCGTTACGGGGTCGCCGATGGCGGGAAAGCGGATGGTCGGTCTCGACGTCCTCGCCGCCGGCACCGACCGGGGGGAGGGGGCGATCGTCGTGACGACGACCGACGGTGCGGCCCACGTGCTCTCGCAGTACGTCGAGCGGGCCGACCTCACCCCGGAGACACCGATCGGCGTCGTCGACTGCGTCTCGCGCCACCAGGGCATCGATCCCGTCACCGACGACCGGGTCAGCTACGCCGCCTCGCCGGTGGACATGACGACGATCGGGGTCGAACTCTCCTCGTATCTCGAATCGTTCTCGCGCGAGCGTGGGCTCAGGCGGAACCGGGTGCTCGTCCACTCGCTCTCGACGCTGCTCATGTACGCCGAACTCGGGACTGTCTTCCGGTTCGTCCACGTCCTCACGGGACGGCTCCAGAGCGCGGGCGCGCTCGGCCTCTGTGTGATCGACTCGACTACCCACGACGACCGGACGATGAACACGCTGAAACAGCTCTTCGACGGGGTGGTCGCGGTCGAGGAGAGTGGCGAGCCGCGACTGCTCGGGCCGGCCTTCTCTGACCTGCCTCGGAACCGTTAA
- a CDS encoding geranylgeranylglycerol-phosphate geranylgeranyltransferase, with translation MALSTARGLLALTRPVNAVAAGVLTLIGAFVAGGVLAAPWAVTAAVGATVFATGAGNAINDYFDREIDAINQPGRPIPSGRVSPRLALWFSVALFLGAVALAITLPPLAIAIAVVNLLLLIAYTELFKGLPGVGNAVVAALGGSTFLFGGAAVGDIAAPGVLFVLAALSTFTREVIKDVEDVDGDREEGLNTLPIAIGERPALWIATACLLVAVAVSPLPYLTGEFGAAYLLVLVPAVGVMLWAAAASFRDPTTGQKRLKVGMFLAALAFVAGRIGAVAL, from the coding sequence ATGGCGCTCTCGACCGCCCGCGGACTCCTCGCGCTCACGCGCCCGGTGAACGCCGTCGCGGCGGGCGTTCTCACCCTCATCGGCGCGTTCGTCGCGGGCGGCGTCCTCGCCGCGCCGTGGGCGGTGACCGCGGCGGTCGGCGCGACGGTCTTCGCCACCGGGGCGGGCAACGCGATCAACGACTACTTCGACCGGGAGATCGACGCGATTAACCAGCCCGGCCGTCCGATCCCGAGCGGCCGGGTCTCACCGCGGCTCGCGCTCTGGTTCAGTGTCGCCCTCTTCCTCGGTGCGGTCGCCCTCGCGATCACCCTCCCACCGCTCGCGATCGCCATCGCGGTCGTGAACCTGCTGTTGCTGATCGCCTATACCGAACTGTTCAAGGGGCTTCCGGGGGTGGGAAACGCCGTCGTCGCAGCCCTCGGCGGGAGTACGTTCCTGTTCGGCGGCGCCGCCGTGGGCGACATCGCCGCGCCGGGGGTGCTGTTCGTCCTCGCGGCGCTCTCGACGTTCACCCGCGAGGTGATAAAGGACGTCGAGGACGTCGACGGCGACCGGGAGGAGGGGCTTAACACGCTCCCGATCGCGATCGGCGAGCGACCCGCACTCTGGATCGCGACGGCCTGTCTGCTCGTCGCCGTGGCGGTGAGCCCGCTGCCGTATCTCACCGGCGAGTTCGGCGCCGCCTACCTCCTCGTGCTCGTCCCGGCCGTGGGGGTGATGCTCTGGGCCGCGGCCGCGAGCTTTCGCGACCCGACGACGGGACAGAAGCGGCTCAAGGTCGGGATGTTCCTCGCGGCGCTCGCGTTCGTCGCCGGGCGGATCGGCGCGGTCGCCCTCTAG